One segment of Radiobacillus kanasensis DNA contains the following:
- a CDS encoding ABC transporter substrate-binding protein, with amino-acid sequence MKKYFLILFGFVLMFLVACNGEETSKSSSDEKVELTFTTWGNDQHSSMYEDLLKEFYKEHPNIKVKIQSIPHADYQQKLSVLAAGNELPDVGWVAERMVPQFVDNGILRDISDFRDDEEFNFKDYIPSTLKLWEHDGKLLGLPFSTPPMIMYVNRTMFEEAGLETPNELAKKGEWTWEQFQETAKALSKGEGSDRQYGARLFNEWTNFATMPSHTFSYGGKMFSDDMSEFKWNSPEGIATFEMLNRMMFEDNSHVPPGENITFESGKVGMFPFMYSYIANVRGITDFEWDIAPLPKGPEGRVPLLGQAGIVAFEGSEHPEEAKKLLKFLGSKTGIQAQSAFFVPPRKSVLESDEFVNVPNNPPRESIELALINEMDNGFTYPLHEDWTKIESEIINGFDKLYSQSASPEEILEQMEKDVNVILQE; translated from the coding sequence ATGAAAAAGTACTTTTTAATCTTATTTGGCTTTGTTTTAATGTTTTTAGTTGCCTGCAATGGAGAAGAAACGAGTAAGAGTAGCAGTGATGAAAAAGTGGAACTAACGTTTACTACTTGGGGTAATGATCAACACAGCTCAATGTACGAGGATTTACTTAAAGAGTTCTATAAGGAACATCCAAACATTAAAGTGAAAATTCAAAGCATACCTCATGCTGATTATCAGCAAAAGCTCTCTGTTTTAGCAGCTGGTAACGAACTACCGGATGTAGGGTGGGTAGCTGAACGGATGGTTCCTCAGTTTGTTGATAACGGCATCTTACGAGACATCTCGGACTTCCGTGATGATGAAGAGTTTAACTTTAAAGATTACATTCCTTCAACACTCAAATTGTGGGAGCATGACGGTAAGTTATTGGGATTGCCTTTTTCCACGCCACCAATGATTATGTACGTTAACAGGACAATGTTTGAGGAAGCTGGTCTTGAAACTCCAAATGAATTGGCTAAAAAGGGCGAATGGACTTGGGAACAGTTTCAAGAAACTGCTAAGGCATTATCTAAGGGGGAAGGAAGCGATAGACAATATGGAGCAAGGTTGTTTAATGAGTGGACTAACTTTGCGACTATGCCTTCTCATACCTTCTCATATGGAGGGAAAATGTTTTCCGATGACATGAGCGAGTTTAAGTGGAATTCTCCGGAAGGAATCGCTACTTTTGAGATGTTAAACAGAATGATGTTTGAAGATAATTCTCATGTACCACCAGGTGAAAATATTACATTTGAGAGTGGAAAAGTTGGAATGTTCCCATTTATGTATAGTTACATTGCAAACGTACGAGGGATAACTGATTTTGAATGGGACATCGCGCCTTTACCAAAAGGACCAGAAGGAAGAGTTCCACTTTTAGGTCAAGCAGGAATTGTTGCGTTTGAAGGAAGTGAACATCCTGAAGAAGCCAAAAAACTTCTGAAGTTTCTTGGAAGTAAAACAGGTATCCAAGCCCAGTCCGCATTCTTTGTTCCGCCCAGAAAGAGTGTCCTTGAATCGGATGAGTTTGTAAATGTACCAAATAATCCACCACGTGAATCCATCGAATTGGCACTTATCAATGAGATGGACAATGGATTTACTTATCCGTTGCATGAAGATTGGACGAAGATTGAGAGTGAAATCATAAATGGGTTTGATAAACTGTATTCACAATCTGCTTCACCTGAAGAAATTCTAGAGCAGATGGAAAAAGACGTAAATGTTATTTTGCAAGAATAG
- a CDS encoding response regulator transcription factor yields the protein MKKVLLIEDEEVIRQGVRTLLEEVIMGYKVLWESSNGEKALEIVNIEVPDLIITDIRMPRMNGIEFISLLKGKYPHLPVIIISGHDDFIYVKEALKLGVKDYLLKPIDRRELASTLDAIWQDKEKSYNTEGYDHIRQITDIIETHLEEDLSLSFIANLLNLHPNYISQLFKQGTNTNLSEYILNKRIEKSKELLKETNLKIYDISHLVGYSNAKHFASLFKKQIGKTPQQFRKGL from the coding sequence ATGAAAAAAGTTTTGCTAATTGAAGATGAAGAAGTTATTAGGCAAGGAGTCAGAACATTATTGGAAGAAGTTATCATGGGGTATAAAGTGTTATGGGAGTCTTCGAACGGTGAAAAGGCTTTGGAAATTGTAAATATTGAGGTTCCTGACTTAATTATCACAGACATTAGAATGCCTCGTATGAACGGAATTGAGTTCATATCCCTTCTAAAAGGGAAGTACCCCCACCTGCCAGTAATAATAATTAGTGGCCATGATGATTTCATTTATGTAAAGGAAGCATTAAAACTTGGAGTTAAGGATTACTTATTAAAGCCTATAGACAGAAGGGAGTTAGCGAGTACATTGGATGCAATTTGGCAGGATAAAGAAAAGTCCTATAACACGGAGGGGTATGATCATATTCGCCAAATTACAGATATTATAGAAACCCATTTAGAGGAAGACTTATCTCTAAGTTTTATAGCAAACTTGCTAAATTTGCATCCGAACTACATCAGTCAATTATTTAAACAAGGGACAAATACTAACCTATCTGAATACATATTGAACAAAAGGATAGAAAAGTCTAAGGAGTTATTAAAAGAAACCAACTTGAAAATATATGATATTTCTCACTTGGTGGGGTACTCCAATGCAAAGCATTTTGCTTCCTTATTTAAAAAACAAATCGGAAAAACACCACAACAATTTAGAAAAGGTTTGTAA
- a CDS encoding sensor histidine kinase, protein MVLRHKIFITFAFLVLIPLLVIWIVVHEVFISSKSNEVISNVENSIVQLNQNLDLLIEDSARSTLSVLYNRHLIDILRQYDQTSPAYYTNHNHTNVFSLFLSGIIFNKEQIHGIHVFTQNGHIFSHMDDFSIQDSINLKNQEWFSQVKKKNGGWVIYPQKSETYYRNDIREYVSFIRLLKDPANHRDIGIIKVDFSPEYLSEITERLPGENWQIFSEGVPLFEKKMNNLLTKCGTNLQWLKDTKTGEQYLCVSHESDETDLRISNVIPKSYLYREINKFNELLTTIIVLCIIITIGLSYYVSNYLLRPLEALKNNIKKFHRDKKLNKINVNKSNGDIAELSGAYNNMLSEINHLVEEVYEMNRRNAESEYKALQSRMDPHFIFNTLESINMKAIKNKQLELSDMITELGRLIRYRLKNEEQQITLREEIKFTSTYVSIMKRRLGEALEVSWEIDEAVMDYMVPKYILQPLVENTFKHGFKDSIERIRVFISARLNKGYVVISVEDNGAGIETDKLQSILQTLEQDESSMSSEEEESMKNGIALTNINKRLTLFYGNRSKLSINSKQSGGTRIELIMPFKGGDRHEKSFAN, encoded by the coding sequence ATGGTTCTAAGACATAAAATTTTTATAACTTTTGCATTCCTAGTACTGATTCCTCTACTAGTAATTTGGATAGTAGTCCATGAAGTTTTTATATCCTCTAAGAGTAATGAAGTAATCTCAAATGTTGAGAATTCTATTGTACAGCTAAATCAAAACCTAGACTTATTGATAGAAGATTCTGCGCGCTCCACATTGTCAGTTTTATACAATCGACATTTAATAGATATATTAAGACAATATGATCAAACTTCCCCAGCCTATTATACAAATCATAATCACACCAATGTTTTTTCGCTTTTTTTATCAGGAATAATTTTTAACAAGGAACAGATCCATGGTATCCATGTCTTTACACAAAATGGTCATATATTTAGCCATATGGATGACTTTAGTATCCAGGACTCTATCAATTTGAAAAACCAAGAATGGTTTTCTCAAGTAAAGAAGAAAAATGGTGGTTGGGTCATATACCCACAAAAATCCGAAACCTATTATAGAAACGATATTAGAGAATATGTCAGTTTTATAAGATTATTAAAGGATCCTGCTAATCATAGGGATATCGGAATTATTAAAGTGGATTTCTCTCCGGAGTATTTAAGTGAGATTACGGAAAGGCTACCAGGAGAAAATTGGCAGATATTTAGTGAAGGTGTCCCTTTGTTCGAAAAGAAAATGAATAATTTGCTAACTAAATGTGGAACTAATCTGCAGTGGCTTAAGGACACAAAAACGGGTGAACAATATTTATGTGTATCTCATGAATCAGATGAAACGGATCTCCGTATAAGTAACGTTATACCAAAGAGTTATTTATATAGAGAGATTAATAAGTTTAATGAGCTTTTAACTACTATCATTGTATTATGTATCATTATTACAATAGGACTGTCCTATTATGTTTCTAATTACTTGCTTCGTCCATTGGAAGCCTTAAAGAATAATATTAAAAAATTTCATCGGGATAAAAAGCTTAACAAAATAAACGTTAATAAATCGAATGGTGATATAGCTGAGTTAAGTGGTGCCTATAACAATATGTTATCGGAAATAAACCATTTAGTTGAAGAAGTGTATGAGATGAATAGGCGTAATGCTGAATCAGAATATAAAGCATTACAATCACGAATGGATCCACATTTTATATTTAATACACTGGAATCCATTAATATGAAAGCTATCAAAAATAAACAATTGGAATTGTCAGATATGATAACAGAACTTGGTAGATTAATACGATACCGATTAAAGAATGAGGAACAGCAAATAACACTCAGGGAAGAGATAAAATTTACTAGTACCTATGTGTCTATAATGAAACGCCGATTAGGAGAAGCTCTGGAAGTTTCATGGGAGATAGATGAAGCTGTCATGGATTATATGGTTCCGAAATATATCTTGCAGCCACTTGTAGAGAATACCTTTAAACATGGATTTAAGGATAGTATTGAAAGAATACGGGTCTTTATATCAGCAAGATTGAACAAGGGTTATGTAGTAATATCAGTTGAGGATAATGGAGCAGGTATTGAGACAGATAAGCTTCAAAGTATTTTGCAAACGCTAGAGCAGGATGAATCATCCATGTCTAGTGAAGAAGAGGAGAGTATGAAAAATGGAATTGCATTAACAAATATAAATAAGAGATTGACATTATTTTATGGAAATAGAAGTAAGTTGAGTATTAATTCTAAACAAAGTGGTGGTACGCGAATTGAATTAATCATGCCATTTAAAGGCGGTGATCGTCATGAAAAAAGTTTTGCTAATTGA
- a CDS encoding LCP family glycopolymer transferase produces the protein MKKKKSRKWLKISLIVIGVIILGIGTYAFSIYNDAKQTVNKKVYEPVETIDRDVVQKKVEEKKPLNILLLGVDARGNDRGRSDALMVLSLDPSSDSAQLVSIPRDTRTEIVGKGAMDKINHAYAFGGPEMSIATVENMLDIELDYFVRVNMEGLAETVDVLGGITINNEIAFSDFGLGNVNLDGTETLEYVRMRKQDPRGDFGRTERQRKVIQGIIDKGANLGSVGKISELMDVLGNNMATNMNFEDMKNLMFNYKDTRQNFATYQLQGTGTTIDGIYYMAVTDEEISKVHKMLVKSAS, from the coding sequence ATGAAGAAGAAAAAGAGCAGAAAATGGTTAAAAATCTCTTTAATCGTTATTGGAGTAATCATTCTCGGAATAGGCACGTACGCATTCAGTATTTACAACGATGCCAAACAAACCGTAAACAAGAAAGTCTATGAACCTGTCGAAACCATTGATAGAGATGTAGTCCAAAAGAAAGTAGAGGAAAAGAAGCCTCTTAATATTCTTTTACTAGGGGTAGATGCTAGAGGAAATGATAGAGGGAGATCGGATGCACTAATGGTTCTTTCCCTAGATCCGAGTAGTGATAGTGCACAACTAGTGAGCATACCTCGTGACACGAGAACGGAAATCGTTGGTAAAGGAGCAATGGATAAAATAAACCATGCCTACGCTTTCGGTGGACCAGAGATGTCCATTGCAACGGTGGAAAATATGCTAGATATAGAACTAGACTATTTTGTTCGCGTAAATATGGAAGGCTTGGCTGAGACCGTTGATGTGCTAGGTGGTATCACGATTAACAACGAGATTGCCTTTAGTGATTTTGGATTAGGTAACGTTAACCTTGATGGGACGGAAACCCTTGAATATGTTCGTATGAGAAAACAAGATCCACGTGGTGACTTCGGTCGTACGGAACGTCAGAGAAAAGTAATTCAAGGAATTATAGATAAAGGAGCTAATCTAGGTTCTGTAGGTAAGATTAGTGAATTAATGGATGTATTAGGAAACAACATGGCAACGAACATGAACTTTGAAGATATGAAGAATTTGATGTTTAACTACAAAGATACAAGACAGAACTTTGCTACTTATCAGCTGCAAGGAACTGGAACAACCATTGATGGTATATACTATATGGCTGTGACGGATGAGGAGATTTCGAAGGTTCATAAGATGCTGGTTAAGAGTGCTTCTTAA
- a CDS encoding DUF3870 domain-containing protein encodes MYPKSTIYVLGEAKSPGNNAITKEYDSFFIGFVVDTTNNLIVDTECTSMLDITSKFVTSIFVGQSMADCDWIEDEVTSRYFGSSQKAIIVAFKQAHKKYMNVLHK; translated from the coding sequence ATGTATCCCAAGAGTACTATATATGTTCTCGGGGAAGCGAAATCCCCAGGGAATAATGCGATAACAAAAGAATATGATTCTTTCTTTATTGGTTTTGTTGTCGATACTACAAACAATCTTATTGTTGATACCGAGTGTACTTCCATGTTGGATATTACATCTAAATTTGTAACTAGCATTTTCGTTGGTCAGAGTATGGCTGACTGTGATTGGATTGAGGATGAGGTTACCTCACGATACTTTGGATCTTCACAGAAGGCCATTATCGTAGCTTTCAAACAAGCTCATAAAAAATATATGAATGTCCTACATAAGTAG
- a CDS encoding DUF819 family protein, with amino-acid sequence MIQEGFLYLGVVIGLAGLVAWLESGSKSKFFKVVPGIVLIYFGGAILKTTGIIGSTEAVDAAYGNVRDVLLPMLILLMLLNCDLRKLVKLGPKMLIGYFTASISIILGFVLTYLLFQGLYASETWKAFGALAGSWTGGSANMVIIQGILEVPENIFGYALIMDTVNYSTWVMIMFWLVPFAAVFNKWAKSDTSHLDEVSAELKEEHEENKDKSTKFVHLMGLISLAIFVSAVAAKIGSLLPSFGTVVNATTWTILIVSIAGVVLAMTKVSKVPGSMDVANVLLYIVIALIASRADFSQLFQAPIYIVSGFVILAVHAIILMIAARLFKLDLFTLGVSSLANIGGMASAPLLAGAYHRSLIPIGVLMALAGSFMGTYYGLLTAKILSLL; translated from the coding sequence ATGATACAAGAAGGTTTTTTGTATCTTGGTGTCGTGATCGGTTTAGCCGGCTTAGTTGCCTGGCTTGAATCTGGATCAAAGAGCAAGTTTTTTAAAGTAGTACCTGGAATTGTACTTATTTATTTTGGTGGCGCCATTTTGAAAACGACCGGCATTATTGGATCAACAGAGGCGGTGGATGCAGCTTATGGAAATGTCCGTGATGTATTGCTACCGATGCTTATTCTATTGATGCTATTAAACTGTGATTTAAGGAAACTAGTAAAACTCGGCCCCAAAATGCTAATTGGATATTTTACGGCTTCGATTAGTATTATTCTAGGCTTTGTTTTGACTTATTTGTTGTTTCAAGGTCTATATGCATCAGAAACTTGGAAAGCGTTTGGTGCATTGGCAGGAAGCTGGACTGGTGGATCAGCTAATATGGTTATCATTCAGGGAATCTTAGAAGTACCTGAAAATATCTTTGGTTACGCACTTATCATGGATACCGTCAATTACTCTACATGGGTAATGATTATGTTCTGGTTAGTTCCGTTTGCTGCTGTATTTAACAAATGGGCGAAATCAGATACATCCCACCTTGATGAAGTAAGTGCTGAGTTAAAAGAAGAACATGAGGAGAACAAAGACAAATCCACTAAGTTTGTACATCTGATGGGATTAATTTCATTAGCCATTTTTGTTTCTGCAGTAGCAGCAAAAATCGGATCTCTTCTTCCATCGTTTGGAACTGTTGTAAATGCAACGACATGGACCATTTTAATTGTTTCCATTGCTGGTGTTGTCTTAGCGATGACAAAAGTATCCAAAGTACCTGGTTCTATGGATGTAGCTAATGTTCTACTTTATATCGTTATCGCGCTTATCGCATCACGAGCTGACTTTTCTCAGCTGTTTCAGGCACCCATTTACATCGTATCCGGATTTGTCATTTTAGCTGTCCATGCAATCATTCTTATGATTGCGGCACGTCTCTTTAAATTGGATCTATTCACTCTTGGGGTTTCCAGCCTTGCGAATATCGGTGGAATGGCCTCTGCTCCGCTTCTTGCAGGAGCTTATCATAGATCCTTAATTCCAATTGGGGTTTTAATGGCTCTGGCCGGTTCTTTCATGGGAACGTATTACGGTTTACTAACGGCTAAAATTCTTTCCTTACTATAA
- a CDS encoding dipeptide epimerase, translating into MKIVNVTSERREVKLKKPFKTALRQVTSIEVIDVKVELENGEIGFGSASSTWKITGDSMEGMEAAIHGPIKEAIIDKDIVSLGSILTDLQRSCVGNTSAKAAVDMALHDTYCRMYQIPLYAYLGGKTNVVETDMTVSIDHPDVMYKEATEIVDQGFKVLKIKVGNDAKQDIYRIEKVREAAGDHVHLRLDANQGWTSKQAVQIIKHLERENMGIELVEQPVPANDIEGLKFIRERVATPVMADESAFSPNQSLQLLKTGAVDLINIKLMKSGGIRQAWQIADICQAAGIECMIGSMMESIASVTAAAHVAVAHPNITYYDLDAPLWMADEGLKGGMQYNGSIVELQDRNGLGIG; encoded by the coding sequence GTGAAAATAGTAAATGTAACTAGCGAGAGACGTGAAGTGAAGTTAAAAAAGCCTTTTAAAACAGCACTTAGACAAGTAACTTCAATTGAAGTAATCGATGTAAAGGTTGAATTGGAAAATGGCGAGATTGGGTTTGGCTCTGCTTCATCCACTTGGAAAATAACCGGAGATTCCATGGAAGGAATGGAAGCTGCTATCCATGGTCCTATTAAAGAAGCAATCATCGATAAAGATATCGTTTCACTAGGGAGTATCCTCACTGATCTACAACGAAGCTGTGTTGGGAATACAAGTGCAAAGGCTGCGGTTGACATGGCATTACACGATACGTATTGCCGAATGTATCAAATCCCTCTTTATGCATATTTAGGTGGTAAGACAAATGTCGTAGAAACAGATATGACCGTAAGCATCGATCACCCTGACGTTATGTATAAAGAAGCTACAGAAATTGTGGACCAAGGCTTCAAGGTATTAAAAATTAAGGTAGGAAATGATGCAAAACAAGATATTTACCGGATTGAGAAAGTGCGTGAGGCTGCAGGTGATCATGTTCATCTGCGCCTCGACGCCAATCAAGGGTGGACCAGCAAACAAGCGGTGCAAATTATTAAACACTTAGAGCGAGAAAACATGGGGATTGAACTTGTTGAGCAACCTGTACCCGCTAACGATATAGAAGGTCTTAAATTTATCCGCGAAAGGGTTGCAACCCCGGTTATGGCTGACGAAAGTGCCTTTTCTCCTAACCAAAGTCTTCAATTATTAAAAACAGGTGCTGTAGACCTGATTAACATAAAGTTAATGAAATCTGGGGGCATTAGACAAGCTTGGCAAATTGCTGACATATGTCAGGCTGCTGGCATTGAATGCATGATTGGGAGCATGATGGAGTCTATTGCCTCTGTAACAGCTGCAGCTCATGTTGCAGTGGCGCACCCGAACATCACCTATTACGACCTCGATGCACCACTGTGGATGGCTGACGAAGGATTGAAAGGGGGCATGCAGTATAACGGAAGTATTGTGGAGTTACAGGACCGAAATGGATTAGGAATTGGTTAA
- a CDS encoding C40 family peptidase: protein MKKKWLVSILFFLAFSFMFPASSFAKEAEKQKETAFIDVAVATLWSSPEDIREGLDEPALGNPVDMWQWTRSMSVEQKRDLVGRLQTQGLYGQEVTILEEQGDWARVAVHGQPTPKNELGYPAWMPKDQLTYEKKFAQQKNKKSFALVTSPTTWLYNDHKFEAKFKEISFNTRLPVITQRHGATLVATPSDGNKWIDSEAVSVYGSNQDIPNPTGADLVQTGKKFLGLPYLWAGASGFGFDCSGFTHTIYKAHGITIPRDSSVQATHGKPVAKENLQKGDLLFFAYNEGKGSVHHVGMYIGNGKMIHAPNSSSTVEIIEVFESEYYSSEFAGSRRYID from the coding sequence ATGAAAAAGAAGTGGTTAGTATCTATTCTATTTTTTCTTGCCTTTAGCTTCATGTTCCCAGCATCCTCATTTGCAAAAGAAGCAGAAAAACAAAAGGAAACAGCTTTTATTGATGTCGCAGTTGCTACACTATGGTCTAGCCCCGAAGATATTCGAGAAGGCTTAGATGAACCAGCTCTAGGAAACCCAGTGGACATGTGGCAATGGACAAGGAGCATGTCGGTAGAACAAAAGCGTGACCTTGTAGGAAGATTGCAAACACAGGGACTCTACGGACAAGAGGTTACGATACTAGAAGAACAGGGAGACTGGGCGAGAGTTGCAGTACATGGTCAACCTACACCAAAAAACGAGCTAGGTTACCCCGCTTGGATGCCAAAGGATCAGTTAACCTATGAAAAGAAATTTGCTCAACAAAAAAACAAAAAATCCTTTGCGCTTGTTACCTCTCCTACAACCTGGCTATATAATGACCATAAGTTCGAAGCAAAATTTAAAGAAATCAGTTTTAATACACGACTTCCAGTTATAACTCAAAGACATGGTGCCACTTTAGTAGCCACTCCATCAGATGGGAACAAGTGGATTGATTCCGAAGCAGTTTCTGTATATGGATCCAATCAAGATATTCCAAATCCAACTGGTGCAGATCTCGTTCAAACCGGGAAGAAATTCTTAGGTTTACCTTATCTATGGGCAGGGGCATCTGGATTTGGCTTCGACTGTTCTGGATTTACTCACACCATTTATAAAGCTCATGGTATAACTATACCACGTGATTCTTCCGTTCAAGCGACACATGGGAAACCAGTTGCAAAAGAAAACTTACAAAAAGGAGACCTGTTGTTCTTCGCTTATAATGAAGGAAAAGGATCTGTTCATCACGTAGGTATGTATATTGGAAATGGGAAGATGATTCATGCGCCAAATTCTTCAAGTACAGTGGAAATTATTGAGGTCTTTGAATCGGAGTATTACTCTTCTGAGTTTGCTGGTTCTAGGCGGTATATTGACTAA